The Couchioplanes caeruleus nucleotide sequence GGGGGTTCCATGATGGTGCCACACGCTGAGTACGTCAGACAGCGTCCGTGCGCCGGTCGAAGCCGCACATCCCGAAATCTTGGCTGAACGGCTGAGGTGCTGTCACGGTGGCAGCCCACATGATTGACGGCTTTGTGCCTGATTTAAGAGCACATGTGAGACCAATTCGCGTGCCGGTGTCAGGTCGGCTTGACGTCAAGGCACCTTGACGACAAGGCTACTTACATGACCACTCCCGACGAACTGGAGCAACAGCACACGCTCTCCACCGCCACAACGCGTTACGACGAGTTGAGGATGCGCGACGCGCTGGCCACGATGACGGAGGACAGTGACGCCACCCCGCTCACGCGGGAGGAGACCCTGGAGCTACTCGCGCTGAGCGAGGTGGTCTCCCGCAAAGCCGGGTACGGGCGCCAGGCGATGGTCCGCTCGGCGCGGGGCGCGGGGGCGTCCTGGACGCAAATCGGAGCGGCGCTGGGCACCAGCAAGCAGGCCGCCTGGGAGTCGCACAACCGCTGGATCGAGGAGCAGGTGCGCCAGCACGAGCTGACGGGGTACCAGGGGTTCGACGAGGGGCAGGCGGACGCGGCGCGGGGGCTGGCCGGGCGCCCTGACTGATCCGACCGGGGAATCGGGGTCATTCGCCGGCTCGGTGGGCGGTCGGCCGGTGTCGCCGGCGGGCGGGTCAGTCGCCGGTTGCGGCGGGGCGGTCGGCTGCGGCCACCGGTCGCGGCGAGGCCGGGCGGCGGGCGGGTCAGTCGCCGGTTGCGGCGGGCGGTCGCCTGCGGCCGCCGGTCGCGGCGAGGCGGGCGGCGGTTGCGGCGGGCGGGTCAGTCGCCGGTCGCGGCGGGGCGGTCCGTTGCGCTGTATTGGGACCAGGAGCCCGGGTAGAGGCGGCCCGCGCCGAGGCCCGCGTGCTCCATCGCGAGCAGGTTGTGACAGGCGGTGACGCCTGAGCCGCAGTAGGAGATGACGTCGGTGCCTTCGCGTACGCCGGCGGCGGCGAAACGGTCGCGGAGCTGTGCCACGGGCAGGAAGCGCCCGGTTTCGTCGAGGTTGTCGCGGCACGGGAGGCTGCGGGCGCCGGGGATGTGACCGGGCCGCGGATCCACCGGCTCCGTGTCGCCGCGGAACCGCGCACGGTCGCGGGCGTCCAGCACCACGGCGGCGCCCGTCGCGGCATCGTCGATACCGGCCAGCCGGTCGCCCGGCCACGGCCGGGGCGTGAAGACCGCGAGGGCTGGGCTGGCCGGACCGCTCACCAGCTTCCCCTCGTACGCGGTGAGCCCGCCGTCCAGCAGCGCAGCCTCGTGACCCGTGGCGCGCAGCATCCACACGAGCCTCGCCGCAATCACTCCGCCGGCGTCGTCGTACCCGATCACGGTGTCGTCGTCGCCGATGCCGGCAGCGGCCATGCCCTGCGCGAAAACCTCGGGATCGGGAAGGGGATGCCGGCCGTCGGCCGGCGAGGCGTGCCGGGCCAGCCAGCGGTCCAGATCGACGAAGACCGCGCCCGGCAGATGGCCGTTCTCGTACGCCTCCCGGCCGGAACGGCCGTCGAGATACCAGCGCACGTCGGCGAGCACCACACGGTCCCGGTGCTCCTGCAGCCAGTGCACGTCGACGACCGGACCGATCACGCCGCTCCCCTATCCCTCTTCCGTCCGCTGTTCGCGTGGGTCAGCGGTAGTTGGTGAACTGCAGGGCGACCCCGAAGTCCTCGGCCTTGAGCAGGGCGATCACGGCCTGCAGGTCGTCCCGCTTCTTGCCGGTGACCCGCAGCTGGTCGCCCTGGATCTGCGCCTGCACACCCTTCGGGCCCTCGTCGCGGATCTTCTTGCTGATCGCCTTCGCCTTGTCGGTCTCGATCCCCTCGATCACCTTGCAGTCGATCTTGTAGGTCTTCCCGGACTGCCGCGGCTCGCCGGCCTCCAGCGACTTCAGCGAGATGTTCCGCTTGACCAGCTTCTCCTTGAAGACCTCCAGCGCGGCGGACGCACGCTCCTCGGTCTCCGACGTGATGGAGACGCCGTTATCCCCCGACTTCGCGATGGAGGTACCGGTCCCCCGGAAGTCGAACCGGGTGCCGAGCTCCTTCTCCGCCTGGTGGAAGGCGTTGTCCACCTCCTGGCCGTCGACCTTGCTCACGATGTCGAACGACGGGCTGGCTGCCATGATCAGACTCCTGCTGCTGGGCCACGTATCGATGTCCGCGAAGGCCGCGTACAGGCCTCCGACATGCCGACCGTACCCGGTTGTGGATCCGCGCGGCGTTATGGCTATCCTGTTGTTCGCTGCTGCGGGAGACCGTGGCGGCAGTGCCCAGGCGGGTTGCCCGAGCGGCCAATGGGAGCGGACTGTAAATCCGTCGCGAAAGCTACAGAGGTTCGAATCCTCTACCCGCCACAGGCTCCTATGACGGCCCCGTGAGCTGCGGAAACGCGCTCCGGGGCCGTTCTCGTCGAGTCCGGCTGGATCCGCCTCGTCGTTAATGGCTCTGGGCGGATCATGGCCGATCAATCACGAGACCTGACATCCGCCGAGGGTCTGCTGACCGGACGGACTGCGGTAGTGCATCAACGTCACCATCGTGAGTTCGGCCGATATGGTGCCCGCGATGCGCCACGTCCGTCTACTTAACGCGCTGGGACCACCTCGCCCTCCCTCGTCCCCCGGGCGGAGGACGAGGGAGACGGGGCCCCGCATGCTATGCGGCCGCATCTCGAAGCGGGTAGAAGACCTCTCCGAACCCGGGATGGTGGGTCGAAGCCGGCCCGCAACGGACAGCCGTCCCCGCCAGCATCTGCTCGGCCCTGACGGCAGCTTCGGCTGGCGGGCGACACCTGGGCGCCCCTCCTCGCCGCCATCGAAGGTTGGATCGAATCCCTCCGCGATCAGCCAACGTGCACCACGGCTTCATGAGTCGTAGAACCGCCGCCGTTCCGCAGTCAGCATCGGGACCACGGTAGATCCCAACCATCCATGCGTCATGAGGATTAAGGCGACGTCCAGGCCTCCTTTGACC carries:
- a CDS encoding YajQ family cyclic di-GMP-binding protein; translated protein: MAASPSFDIVSKVDGQEVDNAFHQAEKELGTRFDFRGTGTSIAKSGDNGVSITSETEERASAALEVFKEKLVKRNISLKSLEAGEPRQSGKTYKIDCKVIEGIETDKAKAISKKIRDEGPKGVQAQIQGDQLRVTGKKRDDLQAVIALLKAEDFGVALQFTNYR
- a CDS encoding sulfurtransferase, coding for MIGPVVDVHWLQEHRDRVVLADVRWYLDGRSGREAYENGHLPGAVFVDLDRWLARHASPADGRHPLPDPEVFAQGMAAAGIGDDDTVIGYDDAGGVIAARLVWMLRATGHEAALLDGGLTAYEGKLVSGPASPALAVFTPRPWPGDRLAGIDDAATGAAVVLDARDRARFRGDTEPVDPRPGHIPGARSLPCRDNLDETGRFLPVAQLRDRFAAAGVREGTDVISYCGSGVTACHNLLAMEHAGLGAGRLYPGSWSQYSATDRPAATGD